One genomic region from Skermania piniformis encodes:
- a CDS encoding protein jag: MSSETEIERQDGGPVAVAVVADEQSLEPTDSEPVDNNDPADNDEDELVEEGEIAGDYLEQLLDVLDFDGDIDLDVEGDRAVVSIDGGRDLTKLVGHKGEVLDALQELTRLAVQQVTGVRSRLMLDVAGWRARRREELRTLGTSVAERVRESGEREKLAPMTPFERKIVHDAVAGVDGVVSESEGAEPERRVVVIRQ; this comes from the coding sequence ATGAGCAGCGAGACCGAGATCGAACGACAGGACGGCGGTCCGGTGGCCGTGGCGGTGGTAGCCGACGAGCAGTCGCTCGAGCCGACAGACAGCGAGCCGGTAGACAATAACGATCCGGCAGACAATGACGAAGACGAACTGGTCGAAGAAGGTGAGATCGCCGGTGACTACCTGGAGCAGTTGCTGGATGTCCTCGACTTCGACGGCGATATCGACCTGGATGTCGAGGGCGATCGTGCGGTCGTCAGCATCGACGGCGGTCGGGATCTGACCAAGCTCGTCGGGCACAAGGGTGAGGTGCTCGATGCATTGCAGGAGTTGACCCGGCTCGCGGTGCAACAGGTGACCGGAGTCCGGAGCCGGCTGATGTTGGACGTCGCGGGCTGGCGAGCTCGGCGACGCGAGGAGTTGCGGACGCTGGGCACGTCGGTGGCAGAGCGAGTCCGCGAGTCGGGCGAGCGGGAGAAGTTGGCGCCGATGACGCCGTTCGAGCGGAAGATCGTGCATGACGCCGTGGCCGGAGTTGACGGCGTGGTGAGTGAAAGTGAGGGCGCCGAACCGGAGCGCCGGGTGGTAGTCATCCGGCAGTAG